One window from the genome of Alkalihalobacillus sp. LMS6 encodes:
- the pdxS gene encoding pyridoxal 5'-phosphate synthase lyase subunit PdxS, translating to MERMLGTDRVKQGMAQMQKGGVIMDVVNAEQAKIAEEAGAVAVMALERVPSDIRAAGGVARMADPTITEDVLKAVSIPVMAKARIGHIVEARVLEAMGVDYIDESEVLTPADEVYHLNKRDFTVPFVCGARDLGEAARRIGEGASMIRTKGEPGTGNIVEAVRHMRKMQAQVKQVMHMSTDELMTEAKNIGAPYEILLQIKEAGKFPVVNFAAGGVATPADAALMMELGADGVFVGSGIFKSESPEKFARAIVEATTHYKDYELIAKLSKNLGTAMKGLDISTIAPGERMQDRGW from the coding sequence ATGGAACGTATGTTAGGAACGGACCGAGTGAAGCAAGGAATGGCGCAAATGCAAAAAGGTGGCGTCATTATGGACGTTGTGAATGCGGAGCAAGCTAAAATTGCAGAAGAAGCAGGAGCAGTAGCTGTTATGGCGCTTGAGCGTGTGCCTTCAGATATTCGTGCGGCCGGTGGCGTAGCACGTATGGCAGACCCAACGATTACAGAGGATGTTTTGAAAGCTGTCTCCATTCCTGTTATGGCAAAAGCAAGAATTGGCCATATTGTGGAAGCTCGTGTTCTTGAAGCAATGGGTGTGGATTATATTGATGAGAGTGAAGTTTTAACACCCGCAGATGAAGTGTATCACTTAAACAAGCGCGATTTTACGGTTCCGTTTGTATGTGGAGCTCGTGACTTAGGCGAAGCGGCGCGCCGAATTGGTGAAGGAGCATCCATGATTCGTACAAAAGGTGAGCCAGGTACAGGGAACATTGTTGAAGCCGTTCGCCATATGCGAAAAATGCAGGCACAAGTAAAACAAGTGATGCATATGTCAACGGACGAGCTCATGACAGAAGCGAAAAACATTGGCGCTCCTTACGAAATCTTATTGCAAATTAAAGAAGCAGGGAAGTTTCCAGTCGTTAACTTTGCCGCTGGTGGCGTAGCAACACCTGCTGATGCAGCACTAATGATGGAACTTGGCGCAGATGGTGTATTTGTTGGATCAGGCATTTTTAAATCCGAGTCACCAGAAAAATTTGCCCGGGCAATCGTGGAAGCAACCACGCATTACAAAGACTATGAGCTAATCGCCAAGCTTTCGAAGAACTTAGGTACAGCAATGAAAGGACTAGACATTTCAACGATCGCGCCTGGAGAGCGTATGCAGGACCGTGGCTGGTAA
- the pdxT gene encoding pyridoxal 5'-phosphate synthase glutaminase subunit PdxT: MVTIGVLALQGAVSEHIKMIQDNGAKGVTVKKINQLDAIDGLIIPGGESTTMRRLIDKYHFFEPLKAFGQAGKPVFGTCAGMILMAGALTDKREGHLGFMNVVVERNAFGRQRESFEAHLSVMGIPEYVEAVFIRAPLVQEVGEEVDVVSVYDDEIVAVRQGPFLACSFHPELTDDPSMHQLFIQMVEEYAELEA; encoded by the coding sequence ATGGTAACCATCGGTGTACTCGCTCTTCAAGGAGCAGTGAGTGAGCATATTAAGATGATTCAAGACAATGGCGCAAAAGGGGTTACGGTGAAGAAAATTAATCAGTTAGACGCCATTGATGGCCTGATTATCCCAGGTGGTGAGTCAACGACGATGCGCCGCCTCATTGATAAATACCATTTTTTTGAACCGTTAAAAGCATTTGGTCAAGCAGGAAAACCTGTTTTTGGAACGTGTGCAGGGATGATTCTTATGGCAGGCGCTTTGACGGACAAACGAGAAGGACACCTTGGGTTTATGAATGTGGTCGTGGAACGAAATGCATTCGGCAGACAAAGAGAAAGTTTTGAAGCGCATTTGTCTGTGATGGGTATTCCAGAATATGTGGAAGCCGTGTTTATTCGAGCACCACTTGTGCAGGAAGTGGGAGAAGAGGTTGACGTTGTTAGTGTGTACGATGATGAAATCGTGGCAGTACGGCAAGGACCGTTCCTTGCTTGCTCGTTTCACCCTGAACTGACAGACGACCCAAGCATGCATCAGTTGTTTATCCAAATGGTAGAAGAATATGCCGAGTTGGAAGCCTAG
- a CDS encoding helix-turn-helix domain-containing protein, giving the protein MTTLGEKMKQLRQQQQMSQEELAQKLHVTRQAVWKWEHGQSMPDLDNLVQLSELFNVTTDYLLKDEPIHAVVEPIDYVSQTNNERSKLFDPGFYIGLLFILIGIFFFDGSASAGFIMIGLVLMFFIDEGLQFVRSTVSSKSKQ; this is encoded by the coding sequence ATGACAACACTTGGTGAAAAAATGAAACAACTGCGGCAACAACAGCAAATGTCGCAAGAGGAGTTAGCGCAAAAGCTACACGTCACGAGACAGGCTGTTTGGAAATGGGAACACGGTCAATCAATGCCAGACCTTGATAATCTTGTCCAACTGAGCGAACTATTTAATGTGACAACAGATTATTTGTTAAAAGATGAGCCGATACATGCTGTCGTAGAACCAATTGATTACGTGAGTCAAACAAACAATGAAAGAAGCAAATTGTTTGATCCTGGTTTCTATATTGGATTATTGTTCATCCTCATTGGCATCTTCTTTTTTGATGGCAGTGCCTCCGCTGGTTTCATTATGATTGGGCTCGTTCTTATGTTCTTTATTGATGAAGGGCTGCAATTCGTTCGCTCCACCGTCTCTTCCAAAAGTAAGCAATAA
- a CDS encoding helix-turn-helix domain-containing protein produces MSTLGERIRQLRKQRGKTLAEVAEGRLTKGMLSLIENNKAQPSVESLTHIAESLGTDMQSLLADVNVITQEELRQLAEQLKALLKEYRYEDLSPLLTPFAGMTLPKTYEAARFVRDLAEAYYFHSQSLQRTETSILLSKKEINRDVDHENWRSYFENAEERFTQLSFFDEAANTALEYIQYLTYELEYEEALALFNEKQATYSEQLKDLDPFTLAKWNFQEVALLMITGQKQIGSARLKEALSFAIEKRQFYKVDEYYRFAIHFAMIDKNEQDVAHYLHKHQLLSELLEDDYLKSVHAINKAEVAIWFEHDPAKAIDVINESETYVSKDSPLKILFHYIRGQALYELNRFKEALTYLPSMEDISFRVHAPDLSMITTTNAYKALCYKHLGDEKKAKLYVQTAKESILSQPYAIDYHKTFILQAYADIFEET; encoded by the coding sequence ATGAGCACACTAGGAGAACGAATTCGTCAATTGCGCAAACAACGCGGAAAAACCCTCGCTGAAGTAGCTGAAGGCCGTTTAACAAAAGGCATGTTAAGTTTAATTGAAAATAATAAGGCTCAACCTTCTGTGGAGAGCCTCACCCATATTGCCGAATCACTCGGTACAGACATGCAATCCCTATTAGCGGATGTGAACGTGATTACCCAAGAAGAGCTTAGACAATTAGCCGAACAATTAAAAGCATTATTGAAAGAATATCGATATGAAGATCTTTCACCTTTACTTACGCCGTTTGCGGGTATGACCTTACCGAAAACCTATGAGGCAGCCCGCTTCGTGCGGGATTTAGCAGAAGCGTATTATTTTCATAGTCAATCATTGCAACGTACGGAAACATCCATATTACTAAGTAAAAAAGAGATAAATAGGGATGTAGATCATGAAAACTGGCGCAGTTATTTTGAAAATGCTGAAGAGAGATTTACGCAACTATCCTTTTTTGACGAAGCTGCCAATACAGCCCTTGAATATATCCAATATCTCACGTATGAGCTAGAGTACGAAGAGGCACTCGCTTTATTTAATGAAAAACAAGCGACTTACTCAGAACAACTAAAAGACCTTGATCCCTTTACCTTAGCAAAATGGAATTTTCAAGAAGTGGCATTGCTTATGATAACGGGCCAAAAACAAATCGGGTCCGCTCGTTTAAAAGAAGCACTTTCCTTTGCTATTGAAAAACGACAATTTTACAAAGTGGATGAATATTACCGCTTTGCCATACATTTTGCGATGATCGATAAGAATGAACAAGACGTGGCGCACTATTTACACAAACATCAGCTTCTAAGCGAGTTGCTAGAAGATGATTACTTAAAAAGTGTTCATGCTATTAATAAAGCAGAAGTAGCCATTTGGTTTGAACATGACCCTGCTAAAGCAATTGACGTCATTAATGAAAGCGAAACGTATGTGTCGAAAGATAGTCCTTTAAAGATTTTATTTCACTATATTCGAGGACAAGCTTTATATGAGTTAAATCGTTTTAAAGAAGCACTTACATATTTGCCCTCTATGGAAGATATCTCTTTTCGCGTTCATGCACCAGATTTGTCAATGATCACAACAACAAACGCGTATAAAGCTCTATGCTATAAACACTTAGGTGATGAGAAGAAAGCGAAATTGTACGTGCAAACAGCGAAGGAAAGCATTTTGTCACAACCTTATGCGATTGACTACCACAAAACCTTTATTTTGCAGGCTTATGCAGACATTTTCGAGGAAACGTAA